The sequence below is a genomic window from Caldanaerobius fijiensis DSM 17918.
AGAAAAAGGGACGAAATTTGCGGTAAGACTCTCCAAAAACGATTTGTTTGTATCTCAAAACGAGACTGTAAAAAATTTTGTGTAAAATGATTAAAAACCTCTTTCTTGGTAAGAATTCAAAAATAAAACAAACCGAGAAGGAGGTTTTTAAAAATGTCAATTTTGACAAAGGAACAATTAAAAAATTTCATCAGTGAAAACAATATTCAATCTATTCCAGACCTTTATGCGTCATTAAAAAACCTTTTTAAAGATACTATCCAAGAAA
It includes:
- a CDS encoding transposase, producing MSILTKEQLKNFISENNIQSIPDLYASLKNLFKDTIQEMLEAELSTELGYEKYEKKDKDTPNSRNGYTQKTV